Proteins from a genomic interval of Zingiber officinale cultivar Zhangliang chromosome 1B, Zo_v1.1, whole genome shotgun sequence:
- the LOC121975640 gene encoding UDP-glucose 6-dehydrogenase 5-like, whose product MKICCIGAGYVGGPTMAVIALKCPSVEVAVVDISVKRIAAWNSNRLPIYEPGLYDIVAQCRGRNLSFSTDVEKHVSEADIVFISVNTPTKTFGLGAGKAADLTYWESAARTIADVSTSDKIVVEKSTVPVRTGESLKKILTHNSKGINYQILSNPEFLAEGTAVQDLLRPDRVLIGGLETPEGKKAAQVLKDVYAHWVPEDRIITINLWSAELSKLVANAYLAQRISSINSISALCEATGADVSEVARAVGKDSRVGPMYLNASFGFGGSAFIKDILSLVYICKCNGLTDVAEYWKQVLKINDFQKSRFVKRVISSMFNTVVGKKIAVLGFAFKKDTGDTRDTPVIDVCKGLLDDKATLSIYDPQVSEEQLIYDLTMQKLDWDRSSSNQLLILSPTEMKQVHTARNAYEAAEGAHGVCILNDWDEFRELDYRKIYEAMCKPAFIFDGRNVVDPEKLRAIGFIVYSIGKPLDAWVKSIAVAV is encoded by the coding sequence ATGAAGATCTGCTGCATCGGAGCAGGCTATGTGGGCGGCCCGACAATGGCAGTAATTGCCCTCAAATGTCCATCCGTGGAGGTAGCGGTCGTGGACATCTCTGTAAAGCGTATTGCTGCATGGAATAGTAACCGACTGCCAATTTATGAGCCAGGGCTCTATGACATTGTCGCCCAGTGCCGAGGAAGGAACCTTTCATTTAgcactgatgtggagaaacatgtCTCTGAAGCTGATATAGTCTTCATCTCAGTGAACACACCAACGAAAACCTTCGGCCTCGGGGCTGGCAAGGCTGCAGACTTGACCTACTGGGAAAGTGCTGCTCGCACAATTGCTGATGTTTCCACGTCCGACAAGATTGTGGTGGAAAAGTCCACTGTTCCTGTGAGGACTGGGGAATCTCTCAAGAAGATTCTTACTCATAACAGCAAAGGAATCAACTACCAGATCCTCTCGAACCCAGAATTTCTGGCAGAGGGAACAGCGGTCCAAGATCTACTGAGGCCTGACCGGGTGCTTATTGGTGGCTTGGAGACTCCAGAGGGGAAGAAGGCTGCCCAAGTGCTGAAGGATGTTTATGCTCATTGGGTGCCTGAGGATAGAATCATAACGATCAATCTTTGGTCCGCAGAACTATCAAAGCTCGTGGCAAATGCCTACTTGGCTCAGAGGATCTCCTCGATAAATAGTATCTCAGCACTCTGTGAGGCTACTGGAGCTGATGTTTCTGAGGTGGCCCGTGCTGTCGGCAAGGATTCAAGGGTTGGACCTATGTATTTGAATGCAAGTTTTGGTTTTGGAGGGTCAGCATTCATCAAAGACATCCTCAGTCTGGTCTATATCTGCAAGTGCAATGGTCTAACTGATGTTGCTGAGTACTGGAAACAGGTGCTTAAGATCAATGATTTCCAAAAAAGCCGTTTTGTCAAGCGGGTCATTTCCTCTATGTTCAATACGGTCGTGGGGAAGAAAATTGCTGTGCTTGGGTTTGCATTCAAAAAGGACACAGGCGATACGAGAGACACACCTGTAATTGATGTCTGCAAGGGGTTGTTGGACGACAAGGCCACCCTGAGCATATATGATCCCCAGGTGAGCGAAGAGCAACTCATATATGACCTCACAATGCAGAAACTCGATTGGGATCGCTCGAGCTCAAATCAGCTGCTGATCTTGAGCCCAACAGAAATGAAGCAAGTGCATACAGCGAGAAACGCGTATGAGGCAGCTGAGGGGGCACATGGTGTTTGCATCTTGAACGATTGGGATGAGTTCAGGGAATTGGACTACCGAAAGATATATGAAGCGATGTGCAAACCAGCTTTCATCTTCGATGGGCGCAATGTTGTTGATCCAGAAAAGCTCAGGGCGATAGGATTCATTGTGTACTCCATCGGGAAGCCTCTGGATGCATGGGTAAAGAGTATAGCTGTTGCAGTGTAA
- the LOC121991942 gene encoding PLASMODESMATA CALLOSE-BINDING PROTEIN 3-like isoform X1, whose amino-acid sequence MAAHAVAALFLAMIGGSEATWCVCKPEMGDTALQKTLDYACGAGADCNPILQNGACYSPNTVRSHCSYATNSYYQRKGQAQGACDFSGTATLTTTDPSYSSCTYPATQSAAGSSSTPSTSTPGTSTPTSFTPSTGGLGGLGPSTGISSDTNHGGLVLEPGMGALLFAATGTCMALLS is encoded by the exons ATGGCTGCTCATGCTGTAGCAGCTCTCTTCTTGGCTATGATTGGTGGATCAG AGGCGACTTGGTGCGTTTGTAAGCCTGAAATGGGGGATACTGCTCTCCAGAAGACACTGGACTATGCTTGTGGAGCAGGGGCTGATTGCAATCCTATTCTCCAAAATGGAGCTTGTTATAGTCCCAACACTGTGAGGTCTCATTGTTCTTATGCTACCAACAGCTACTACCAGAGAAAGGGGCAGGCTCAAGGGGCTTGTGATTTCTCGGGCACTGCCACTCTTACCACAACAGATCCAA GTTACAGTAGTTGCACTTACCCTGCAACTCAAAG TGCTGCAGGCTCAAGCTCTACACCATCAACGAGCACCCCGGGCACATCAACCCCTACCTCCTTCACTCCATCCACTGGAGGCTTGGGAGGCTTGGGACCCTCAACCGGCATTTCCAGTGACACCAACCATGGCGGTCTGGTCCTAGAGCCAGGCATGGGTGCCCTCCTATTTGCTGCCACTGGTACATGCATGGCCTTGTTGAGCTGA
- the LOC121991942 gene encoding PLASMODESMATA CALLOSE-BINDING PROTEIN 3-like isoform X2, giving the protein MAAHAVAALFLAMIGGSEATWCVCKPEMGDTALQKTLDYACGAGADCNPILQNGACYSPNTVRSHCSYATNSYYQRKGQAQGACDFSGTATLTTTDPSYSSCTYPATQRLKLYTINEHPGHINPYLLHSIHWRLGRLGTLNRHFQ; this is encoded by the exons ATGGCTGCTCATGCTGTAGCAGCTCTCTTCTTGGCTATGATTGGTGGATCAG AGGCGACTTGGTGCGTTTGTAAGCCTGAAATGGGGGATACTGCTCTCCAGAAGACACTGGACTATGCTTGTGGAGCAGGGGCTGATTGCAATCCTATTCTCCAAAATGGAGCTTGTTATAGTCCCAACACTGTGAGGTCTCATTGTTCTTATGCTACCAACAGCTACTACCAGAGAAAGGGGCAGGCTCAAGGGGCTTGTGATTTCTCGGGCACTGCCACTCTTACCACAACAGATCCAA GTTACAGTAGTTGCACTTACCCTGCAACTCAAAG GCTCAAGCTCTACACCATCAACGAGCACCCCGGGCACATCAACCCCTACCTCCTTCACTCCATCCACTGGAGGCTTGGGAGGCTTGGGACCCTCAACCGGCATTTCCAGTGA
- the LOC122041411 gene encoding zinc finger protein ZAT1-like, whose protein sequence is MEGDRPPAHPCKVCQKSFPSGQSLGGHMRSHHNISADAGGKDPRTPPGSYRLRANPKKTWRMSDAGDGADAEKRCGECGKEFLTWRALFGHCECHFLKPEPDRQTDCRIASAAISPGRRMRMPAMTSCSFSSSDYEREDEDGAIGLMMLSRDCRRWDGGGSEGSSDSSVKEAELDLPRKGIKKTKVSHDQFAGDLDLLKNQKIYSFPADEFKCSSSEVSGKGFPYKRDRKNNSDSISLGATFQLDDQRSQFQCVDCKNTFQSYQALGGHRASHKRTNGCRRSKIDSAHRIANEEETVDGGEVSEASFESTKKRCHLMIQQQPLEMANLFDLNFPAGVDGDAELDSCFSVAYQVNIAS, encoded by the coding sequence ATGGAGGGAGACCGGCCGCCGGCGCATCCATGTAAAGTGTGCCAGAAGAGCTTCCCCAGTGGGCAATCCCTCGGCGGCCACATGCGGTCCCACCACAATATCTCGGCGGATGCAGGCGGCAAGGACCCGCGGACACCACCGGGCTCCTACCGACTCAGGGCGAACCCCAAGAAGACGTGGCGGATGTCGGACGCCGGCGACGGGGCGGATGCGGAGAAGCGGTGCGGGGAGTGCGGGAAGGAGTTCTTGACTTGGAGGGCTTTGTTCGGCCACTGCGAGTGTCACTTTCTGAAACCAGAGCCGGACAGACAGACCGATTGTAGGATTGCGTCGGCAGCGATCTCGCCCGGGAGAAGGATGCGGATGCCGGCCATGACTTCGTGCTCGTTCTCGAGCTCGGATTACGAGCGCGAGGACGAGGATGGAGCGATCGGGCTTATGATGCTGTCGAGGGATTGCAGACGCTGGGACGGAGGCGGCAGCGAGGGCAGCAGCGACTCTTCCGTCAAGGAAGCGGAGTTGGATCTTCCGAGGAAAGGGATAAAAAAGACAAAAGTTTCCCATGATCAATTTGCCGGTGATCTTGATCTGCTCAAGAATCAAAAGATCTACTCTTTTCCAGCCGATGAGTTCAAATGCTCCTCCAGTGAGGTATCAGGGAAGGGTTTCCCCTACAAAAGGGATCGTAAGAACAACTCAGATTCTATCTCGCTCGGCGCTACGTTCCAATTGGATGATCAAAGGAGCCAATTCCAATGCGTCGACTGCAAGAACACCTTCCAATCTTACCAAGCTCTCGGCGGCCATCGAGCGAGCCACAAGAGGACGAATGGTTGCCGTAGAAGCAAGATCGATTCCGCCCATCGGATTGCAAACGAGGAAGAAACGGTGGACGGCGGTGAAGTCTCGGAAGCAAGCTTCGAATCAACGAAGAAGAGGTGCCATCTCATGATCCAGCAGCAGCCGCTGGAAATGGCCAATTTGTTCGATCTCAACTTCCCGGCCGGCGTCGACGGCGATGCCGAACTGGATTCGTGCTTTTCGGTTGCTTATCAGGTAAACATAGCTTCGTAA